A single Methanocaldococcus bathoardescens DNA region contains:
- a CDS encoding helix-turn-helix domain-containing protein, giving the protein MEKVAIYIIGDIVLAENTGKALKKWRNLFNIQQIELAKYLNVSPSVISDYEVGRRKNPGVNIIKKYVLALIEIDKEKGGQTIKALKRILDKSPSMKAILSIKEYENPITLERFVEVINGEIVVGDNLETPIYGHTVVDSIKAILEMTGDDFYHLYGWTTERALIFTNVSTGRSPMVAVRVSVMKPRVVVLQGINKEKIDSLALKLAEIDNIPLITTHLDTKELIKRLNEIK; this is encoded by the coding sequence ATGGAGAAAGTAGCCATATACATTATAGGGGATATTGTTTTAGCTGAAAATACTGGAAAGGCGTTAAAAAAATGGAGAAATTTATTTAACATCCAACAGATTGAGTTGGCTAAATACCTAAACGTCTCACCATCAGTTATAAGCGATTATGAAGTTGGAAGAAGAAAAAATCCTGGAGTAAATATTATAAAAAAGTATGTTTTAGCTTTAATAGAGATAGATAAAGAGAAGGGAGGACAAACAATAAAAGCATTAAAGAGAATTTTAGACAAAAGCCCTTCAATGAAAGCAATTTTATCAATAAAAGAGTATGAAAATCCAATAACACTCGAAAGATTCGTAGAAGTTATCAATGGAGAAATCGTTGTTGGAGACAACTTAGAGACACCAATATATGGGCATACAGTTGTTGATAGTATAAAGGCAATATTGGAGATGACAGGAGATGATTTTTATCATTTATATGGATGGACTACTGAAAGAGCTTTAATATTTACAAATGTCTCAACTGGAAGAAGCCCAATGGTTGCTGTTAGAGTTAGTGTAATGAAGCCAAGGGTTGTTGTTCTGCAAGGGATAAATAAAGAGAAAATAGACAGTTTAGCTTTAAAATTGGCTGAGATTGATAATATTCCATTAATAACAACTCACTTAGATACGAAAGAACTTATAAAAAGATTAAATGAAATAAAATAA